Below is a window of Mycolicibacterium rhodesiae NBB3 DNA.
TACAGGTGCCGGCGATGGCTGCCATCTGTCCGAAGTACTTCTGGCCCCACGACGTGGCTTGGTACTCCTGGACGAGTTGTGCACGTTCACTGGGTGGCGCGGACAAGAAATTGCCCACCATCGCCGCCGCCAGCGGATTTCCGTTGAGCTTCTCGGCCAACACGGGATTCTCGCTGTTCAAAGCGGCGACGACCTGCGGATAGGTACAGGTCGTGTCGATGAGCGGGTCGGCCGACGCCACGCCGGTTCCGACGGCAATGGACAGCGCGACACCGCCAGCAGCAGCGATGAGCAGCTTTTTCGAAGAGAGTGCGGACATGTTCGGGGACCTTCCAACTTGTGCAGTGACCCCCGACTGGCCCTGACGTGAACTGTGCTCACATGGTAGCTCGCCCGAGCGACTTCGTCACCAGCCGCGGCGACGCGGGGACGGGGCATCGTCGATGCTCACCGACTATTCGGCCACGCGTCGAATCCGGTCGCGCGAAGACCGTCGTGCGCCCAAGTGCTGAGACCCAGAACGAAAACGAGAGCCACGACACGAAACGCGGCGAGCGCCGCCGGCTGCCGGGGTCTCTGCCGAGCGGCAAACGGGGTAGACATCGAGAGCCCCCGTCCTCGCATGTCCCCGTGACCAGCGAGAACATCACTACCGAGGACTGGCGTCAGTGGGCACACGCGCCGCTCGGGGACACTCGGCGCCGACGAGTGCCCGTCGTGACTGAGGCTGAGCCCATGGCCCTGTCATCGGCGCAGTTCGTGCTCACCGCACGCCGGTTTGTAGTCTTCGGGGATGCCGTTCGACAACGGCGAGATCTTCGCCGGCTATGTGATCCAGCGGATGCTGGGCTCCGGTGGCATGGGTGAGGTCTATCTCGCCCAGCATCCCCGGCTGCCTAGGCAAGACGCGCTCAAGATTCTGTCCGTGTCCTCAGGCGCCGACGACGAGTTCCGGGCACGGTTCGTGCGCGAGGCCGAACTGGCTGCCACGCTCCGACACCCCAACATCGTGGGCATTCTCGATCGCGGCGAGTTCAACGACCGGCTGTGGATCTCGATGGACTACGTCGAGGGCGCCGACGCGGGTCGTTTGATCAGGGAGTCCTACCCAGGCGGCATGCCGGAGCAGGACGTGTGCGAAATCGTCACCGCAGTGGCCGACGCGCTGGACTTCGGTCACGAGCACCGCCTGCTGCACCGCGACGTCAAGCCCGAGAACATTCTCGTGACCGGATCGGATGCCGTCCGGCGCAGGGTGCTGCTGACCGACTTCGGGATCGCCCGCAGGATCGACGACGCCAGCAATCTCACCAACACCAACATCGCGTTGGGAACCATCAACTACGTGGCTCCCGAACAGCTCCTCGGGAGACCCCTCGACGGCCGGGCGGATCAGTACGCACTGGCCGCCACGGCCTTTCACCTGCTGACGGGCTCACCGCTGTTTCAAGATTCAAATCCCGCCGTCATCATCAGTCATCATCTCGGCACGACCCCTCCGCGGATCTCGGAGCGCCGACCCGATCTCGCCCACCTCGATCACGTGCTCGCACGAGCGCTCGCCAAGGATCCGACTCAACGATTCCCGACGTGCATGGACTTCGCTCGGGCCCTCGCCCAACAGCGTCCACGCGGCGATGCGCCTCCTGTACATCCTCAACCGCAGGCACAGGGACCTGGCCGCGATCAGGATGCTCGTCCCCTGACCCAGCGCCTCGAGCGGTTGGTGGTTCACGGCACAGCGCACCGGGTGACACAAGGCCTGATCGGCGCTCATGGGCACACCGGGATCCGGTTCCAAATGGTGCCGCTCGACCCCGTCAACGGGCTCAGGTCGATTGACGTCGAGATTCAGCCCGAGCTCGGCGCAGGTCGGCTCGGAGAGGGTGACGAGGTCGAGGTCAGTGGCGTCTGGGACGGCAGCTCCCTCGATGCCGACGAGATCCGCGTGTTCTCGGTCGACGTCCCGGCCAAGCGGCAAGCGGCAATGCCGAAGCCGCGAGCCGAAGCGAAACCACGTACGCGGGGCCGGATCGCGGTGATCGCCGCGGCACTTCTCGCCGTCATCGTCCTGGCGGTCGGCGCCACGGTGTGGGTCACCGACGGCTTCGGCGCGTGGACCTCCTCCGAAGGACCGATCGTCAAACCGGCAAGCGCGACCGTGTTCTCGCCCAATGGTTCACCGGACAATCCGCAGGACGCCGGCAAGGCGATCGACGGCGACCCGGACACGTCGTGGTCGACCGTCACCTATCGCGACGCCGACCCCTTTCCAACGTTCATCGAGGGTCAGGGCCTGATGCTGCATCTCTCCGAACCGACGGCGTTGAGCGCCGTCACCATCGACTTGTCCAGCACCGGAACAGAAGTACAGATCCGGGCATCGCCCACCGAAAAGCCCGCCGCGTTGGACGACACCACTGAGTTGGCTCCGACAGCGACATTGCAGCCAGGTGAGAATCGCATCGAGATTCGCGACCGGACCGAGACGTCCAATGTGCTGGTGTGGATCTCCAAGCTGGGCACGACCGACGGGCAGAGTCGCACGTCGATCTCGGAGGTCACGCTGCAGGCGGCCGGTTAGCAGAAACGGCGCCAGACCGGCCGGCGCGGTGCCAAGGTATGACCGATGCATCGACGACTTCTGGCATTGCCGTTCGCGGTTGGCGCAGTGGCCATCTGCGTGACCGTTGCGCCGGCGGTTGCCGCTGACGAGTGCGGCGTCATCCTGCCTACCGCTGACCGGCTGGAGGCACTCTTCGATGTGCTCTCACCGTCAGGGACACCTTCCTTTTTGGCAGACCAGATCCGAAAAGCACTGTCCCCTCTGTACGGCTCGAGAAGCGCGCCCGCCATCGATCTGCGGATCCGATCGGACATGCTGGCGACTCAGGTCGACAACAGCGACCCTTATCGACCGGCAACCCCGGACCTACTCGCCAGCGACCTCGCGAAGGCGAGACAGCTGCTCGCTGCGGCCCGCGACTCCTGCGCGCCCGGGGTCAGCGGCTAGCTCCCCGGACCCCAAACTCGAACCGACAGGCGTTCCGCGCCAGGCCAAATGGCGGACGCGGCCGGCGACGCGCAGAAGGCCTGCTCAGCCTGACGGATCGTCATGCCGACCGCGTGGAGCCCATCCTCCTGGTGGGCACGGCAGATCACAGTCAGGGCCTGGCGGGTCGCCGGGTCGACTTCCTGAGCTTCGATGGTCACGACGACGACGAGCGTGTACCCGGCCCCGGTCGGAAGGTAGAACGTAAGGTCCCTGCTGACCAGCCCGCCGCCGTTGACCACCAGATAGCCGTCCCCGCTGGGATAGGCGGCTTGACCGACCATCTGCGTGCGTTCGTAATGCAGGCGGTCGCCGGGTGCGCGCCACGTCGCGAAGCGGGTATTCAGGCTGCCGTTGAACAGGTTTCGCGCGATCGGGATGATCAGTTCTTCGCGGCCGTCGGCGTCGACGTCCTGTAACCCGACTCCCCCGGGACTTGACGGCTCCAACAGCTCGTCGATGGTTTGCACCACCTCCCCCGCCGCATCGGTCACCGTGACCTTCACCGCCCGCGGCTCCGGTAATTCCGGCACGGACCAATACGTGACGGCGAAATCGAGCGCACCTGAGTGTAGGGAGCAGTCGACATGCGGCGACGTGCCCTCGGGGCTGATGACCGGGATGACCCGTGGGCACGGCGGCAACGTGGTGTCGGCGGTGGCGAAGGGCCACACGGTGCAGACCGTCGCCATCGCCACGACGCCTGCCAATGACAACACCCGCTTCACGAAGCACCTACCGCTTCGGCGTCGGCTTGGTGGGTGCAGGAGCCGCGGGTGGTGGTAGCGCCGGGATCTGTTGCTCCACAGGCGGATTGGCGCCTGTCTTAGGGGCGATATCGGCGACCTGCCATCCGTCGCCCTCTTTGTGCACGGTGACCTGCAGCAGGATGATCGACACCTTGGGCGTCGGGTTCTGCAGGTTGCGAGTGGTCTGATGCGCCGACACCACCACTTGATAGGAACCGTCGGGCTGGGCGACGGGGTCGGTGGCCAACACTTCACCGGTGGAGGTCACCTGCGCCTCCACCATCACAGCTTTCAGCAGTTCGGTGGCGTTGACGTACTTGTCCTTCAGTTGTTGCGACACCCCGTCCTCAACGGCGTGGAAAAAGGCGTCCGGATCTTCGAAGGTGTAGTTCAGCGACTTGAGCGCGTAGTCCTTTGCCAGCTGTGCGGCGGTGTCGCGATCGGCCTGGCTCTGCCGCAGTTGTTGGAGCTCACCGGTCGTCTGGCGGTACTCGACGAACCCGAACACGGCGCCGCCGAGCAGCATCGCGACAAGAACGGCTGCCACCAAGGACCTCGTGGACCAGCGGCGCGACTCGTCGGACGGACTCGGTGCGTCGTCGTCGGTATTCTTGGGGTCCGCCTCCACCGGGGACTCGTCTTCCGCAGCGTCGTTTTCGGCATCTACTTCTTCGTCGTCTGCGTTGACGTTCGAGTCGCTCATGCCAGCTTCTTTCTGCCGTCGCTTCACGGATGATGCCACTCAGGGACATTGAGTTGAACCCGCACACCGCCAGTGTCGTTGAAGGTCGATTCCCAGAAGTCGAGCCAGTGCCCGGCGTCTATCTTGATGTCGTGCAGCGGTGCGAGCGCAGGCTGCAGGACGGTGGCAAAGGAGCCCAGCGGACCGGCCAGCATGTCGAGGTATTCGCCGAGTTTCGCGACGAGGACCGAGACCGCATCGTCGGGTCCGATCACGCCGATCCCGGCGTAGGAAAACTTCTCGATCTCATGGATCAGGTTCAAGAATGCCGGAATCGAGTGCGGTAGCTGATGACCTGTCTCACTGATCACCTGGCCGGCGT
It encodes the following:
- a CDS encoding serine/threonine-protein kinase translates to MPFDNGEIFAGYVIQRMLGSGGMGEVYLAQHPRLPRQDALKILSVSSGADDEFRARFVREAELAATLRHPNIVGILDRGEFNDRLWISMDYVEGADAGRLIRESYPGGMPEQDVCEIVTAVADALDFGHEHRLLHRDVKPENILVTGSDAVRRRVLLTDFGIARRIDDASNLTNTNIALGTINYVAPEQLLGRPLDGRADQYALAATAFHLLTGSPLFQDSNPAVIISHHLGTTPPRISERRPDLAHLDHVLARALAKDPTQRFPTCMDFARALAQQRPRGDAPPVHPQPQAQGPGRDQDARPLTQRLERLVVHGTAHRVTQGLIGAHGHTGIRFQMVPLDPVNGLRSIDVEIQPELGAGRLGEGDEVEVSGVWDGSSLDADEIRVFSVDVPAKRQAAMPKPRAEAKPRTRGRIAVIAAALLAVIVLAVGATVWVTDGFGAWTSSEGPIVKPASATVFSPNGSPDNPQDAGKAIDGDPDTSWSTVTYRDADPFPTFIEGQGLMLHLSEPTALSAVTIDLSSTGTEVQIRASPTEKPAALDDTTELAPTATLQPGENRIEIRDRTETSNVLVWISKLGTTDGQSRTSISEVTLQAAG
- a CDS encoding hemophore-related protein: MSALSSKKLLIAAAGGVALSIAVGTGVASADPLIDTTCTYPQVVAALNSENPVLAEKLNGNPLAAAMVGNFLSAPPSERAQLVQEYQATSWGQKYFGQMAAIAGTCNNY